The genomic region CTCTTCGGAGGGCTCAGCGCGCCCGAGTGCTTTCGGCCCTTCCTCACTGCTGTCCGATCGCGCTACGGCCATGAGACCGATCCGGACCGGTCCCGGGACGGCGGTCTCGACGAGTGGGTGATCGGCGGATTCAGCGAGCCGCTGACCGGCAGGGAATCCCGCGTGGCCACGGCGCTGGCCATCTTCGAGGCCGCCGAGCAGCGGGAGCAGGACTCGCGTGAGGCGCGGTCAGTGGCCTCACACGCCCTACGCCGACACGGAGAGCGCGTGCGCGCCGCCGAAGCCGCGGAGGTGCTGGGCCGATGCCAGGCCGAACGGAGGGAAGCCGAGGGGCGGCTGTCGGAGGCCGCTGCCCAGGTCCAGAGGATGCGTCGCGAGTGGACGCGGACCGACCTGCGCCACACACAAGCACAGGCGGACCTACACGCCCACGAGCTGACCACCGCATCGCTCGACAAGGATCTTCGGTTCCAGGACCAGGAGATACGCCGTCTGCGCTCCGAGCGCCACAAGGCCGATGCCGCTCTCCATCATGTCGGACTCCGGGCCTGGGAGAGCGCCTGGCCCGACGGGCTCGGCACCGCCGAAGACTACGTCGACCGGACGTGCCCCCGTGGTGAGCCCCGGACGTCGGATCACTGGTGGACCCGCGCGGACCACCAGATCGTGACCGCGCTCGCCGAGATCCGCGGGGACAGGCATACGGCGTCCCAGCCCCTGGTTGAGCTCTTCCAGGTGCCCAAGGAGAAGAACCAGGTCGTTCCCGACCACGGATCGGCCCTGCTCGCGTTCACCGAAGCGATCCGCCCCTTGTTCGAATTCCTCGAAGAGTGCCGCGAACGCGACGACCTCACCAAGGACAGCATCATCCGCGACCAGAGGGAACGTGAGGCCAGGCTCGTCACCTCCCGAAAGGAGGTCGACGAGCAGCAGGGACGTCTGGAGCAGATGCGGGCCATGATCGTCGAATCCGTGGAGATGGCTCTGGACAGCATCAGCACCGAGTTCGACCGGCTCGACCGGGATCGGGACGGCGGCTACGGGGCCCGGCTCGACGTGGACATCCAGGACCCCTCGGTCACCGGTTCGGTCTGGAAGGTCAACGCCACCCCGAAATGGCTGCGTTCCCCCCAGGGCACCTACGTGTCCTATCAGGAAGTCGCCAACGGGGCCCAAGTGAAGGTGTTCGCCATCCACCTGGTGTTGGCTGCGCTCCTCCACGACAGCGGCTCTTCCGGTCGAGTGCTGATCCTGGACGAACTCGGCAACAGTCTGGGTGACGAGAACCGCAAGCACGTCCTGCGATCGCTCCAGGACGTCGCAGTGCGGCGCGGCGTGACGATCCTCGGCACCTGTCAGGACAGCGTCATCCACGACGCGGTGCGCCACTGCGGCCAGGTCGTCTGGTTCAACCACGCCTCGGACAGCGAGGTGTACAACCGGCCTACCCGGACCTGGGGTTCTGATCCGAGTGGAGGACACGTCGAGCGTGTGGCCGCCTGGCTACGCGCCGGACGTCCCGTGTCGGGCTGACGCCAGGACGCCTGCGAGGAGCTCCGACAGAACAGGGAAGACGTCGCCGTGCTGGACCTGCTGTTCGAGCCCGAGCCCGGCCAGGTCCGGCTCGGTGGCGATGAGTTCGGCGACATGTCGGAGCTCCTCGGGCGCCTTGGCCGCGAGGATCCGGGCCTTGCCCGCGTCGGCCCTGCGGCGCTCCTGCGAACGCGATCGGTGCGGGCCCGCCCGCCACGCCTCGGCGGTCATCGCCACCGGGTACACGGCGCGCCCGACACGCTCCCTCAGGTTGGTGATGATCTCGATGCCGTGCGCGTCCAGATCTCCCCAGACCGCGATCGGCAGCGGGGAGAGTCTTTGGAGCAGTTCCACGAGTCCGGTACGGGCGTAGCCCGCCCCCCAGACGCAGATCCATGTCCTCGTAATCTCGGGATCCTGACATACCCGGTAGAAGGTCCCGACGTTCTCGATGACGAACACACCATCGGCGTCGGCCCGTTCGAGTCGGCCCACCATGTGCACACCTCGGGAGGGCAGACCGCTCCACGGCGGTGTCCGTGAGGCATCGATGGCGGTCTCGCCGTTGAACCACCGCAGTGGTCCCCGTACCCGGATCTCGTGGTCGGGGAAGTCGAGCAGGTCGGAAATAGCGCGCTTCATGAGGTTCTCGAAGGCGTGGACGCGGGCTGACGTCCACACCTCGTGGGTCCCCTTCCGATGCCCGTGGGAAATGGACAGCGTCTCGTCGGGGATCGGCCGCGGCCGGCGGTGGGGGTCGGTCCACCACCAGTGCGCCACTCTCAGGACGAACTCGTAGGTCTCCCACGCTCCGGCGCGGGTGGCGGATCCGGGTGGAACGGTTGCCCGCCCGTGTGCCGCCAGGAGTTCACGCTCGTGCTGGAGTTGCGACACCCCCTCCATGAGCCGAAGCAGCTCGGACCGGGTCTGTGCCGGGTCGGTGCGTCTCAGCAGCTCCAGACGGCGCTTACCGGCCGAGGCCGCCCAGGCAGAGGTGAGGTGGAGGCTGGTCTTCACCCCGACGATCATGAACTCCCGGTCCGCCTCGGCCTTGGCCTCGACGACGCCGCAGCGGACCAGGGTGTCTGCCCTGTCCGCCGCGTGCTCGCCCCAGCGCTCGGTGACGCTCTTCCAGGATCGGCGGCGGTGTTTCAGCAGCCAGGCGAGTTCTTCGTGGGGGAAGCCCGCAGGAGGATCGGTCCCGTTCGGTGGGTCCACCGCGGTGAGGAGCACATGGGGGTACTTGAGCCTGCCCGAACGGTCGACCCGCCGTCGCCCGGGTGGGTAGCGTACGACCGCGCGGATCCCGTGGGCCAGCCCTTCGAGAGGGAGTTCCTCTTGCTCCAGGTCCGGCGTGGGCACGGTGTCGGCGGAATCATCCGTGTCCGTCACATCGACCTCACGAGCAGGTCCTCCATCCCGTGGATGTTCTCGGCGGGGAAGGGACAGTCGTCAGACTCTCGGAGCCGCCGGATCGCGGTGTCCGGATCCTTGGTGAACATCACCACGGCCAGGGAGCGGGTGGCACGGGAACAGGCGACGTAGAAGAGCTTGCGTGTACGCTCCGCGGTGTCCTCCTTTTCCTGGCCGATGTTCCTGCGGTCCGCGTCGCTTGGTTCCCTCAGCCCGAGGAGCTTTTCGTAGGAGTACTTGTTCCACTTGCTGCGGTGGTCCTCCAGCAGCACCAGCACCCGCTCGAACTCGGCGCCCTTGACCCCGTGCTGTGTGCCGTAGGGCGACCGGCCCCTGAGGTAGTCGTGGTAGGCACGGAGTTGACCGGCCGGGCAGGCCAGGAAGAACCCCATGGCCTCGGCCAGCATGGCGAGTCGATCGCGCCGGGTCTCCTCGGTAGGCCCCGCCGGCTCGTCGTCCGGTTCCGGGCCCTCGGTCCGAATCCCTTCGAGGAAGTCGAAGTCGTCGTGTCTGCTCAGGTGAGACTTCAATCGGGGGTCGAGCGGAATGATCCCCTCCCGCAGGGCGTACCGCAGCAGGGCGACCACGGGTTCCTGGCTGTCCGACGCGAGGAGTCCGGTCAACGTGTCCGTGGCCTCTTTCACCTCGGTGAGGGTCTGCGCCGGAGCGTCACCGTCCATGAAGGTGTGCAGACGCGGTGAGAAGGAGCGGAGCATCGCCAGAGCAGCGACCCCTTTGCGGTCCTCGACCGCCTCGACGAGGGGGATGAGCCGGTCGAGAACGGGTTTGAGGCTCCAGTGGGTCCCCTTGATGTACTCGTCCCTGAGCTGCTCCCCGGTCCTGCCCTTGGCCTTTCGGAACGCGCTGTCCAGGTCCTCGAAGCCCAGCCTCAGCGCGGCCAGGCGGTGCTCCAGGACCAGGATCTTGAGGTGTTGTCCATCCGTCCCCTGACTCCACAGCGCATCCCCTTCGCGGACAGCCAGGTGGTCGCGCACCTGATCCACCAGGGAGTCGTCCTCCTGGGCGGACGGCAGCACGAACAGGTCCGCGTATCCAGGGCGAGGGCTGTGTCCCTCTTCCTCTCCCAACACCTGCTGCAGGTCCCCGTCCTGAGGTGACTGCCCACGGATGTGGTTGATGACGCGGAGGACCGGCGGCGGGCAGCGCCAGTTCTGGCGTTTGCGGATCACCGTCCAGGTTTCGTCGCCGGTGACCAGGCCGCTCCCCTGAAGATAGATCCGTTGCATCGGATCGCCGAAGAACCCGACGCAGAATCTTCCTCGTTCCTGGTACTCGACGTACTTCAGGGCTTCGACCACCCGGGGATCGGTGTCCTGGCTCTCGTCCACAAGTACATAGGGGAAGGACTGGGCGACGATGGCGGCGAGTCGCGGATACCCGATGATCATCTCGGGAACCATGCGGAGGATTTCGTTGTGGCCGAGGAACCCCTTCCGGTAATCCCGCGTCGGCTGGTAGCTGAAGCGCGGAGCATGGCCGTCCAGTCGTTCCCGGGCCTCGACGTACTTCGCTGCGGCCTCGGGACTCCTCTGCTCGATGACGCGGTCGATGTCCTCACGCACCCACGCGCGGATCATCCCCTGGAACGGGCTCACGACTCCCCACAGGAAGCTGTGGATGGTGGACACGTGGAAGAGCGGATCGGCGTCGACCCTGGCCGTGATCTCCTCAACGGCGGCATTGGTGTAGGTGATACAGGCGACTCGTCGCCGTCGGCCACGCAGAGCCGTGCCTTGCTCGCGACCGATACGACGAAGGGCCTTCACCAGCGAGGCGGTCTTGCCCGAACCTGCCCCGGCGATCACCACGAACGCCCTTTTGACGGGGTCGTCGATGATCGAGGTGATCTGCTCGTCCGCCTCGGTGGAACCGTGCCCGCCGCCCGTCTTCACAGTTCCACCTCCTTGTCGAGTTCATCGTTCAGCCACGTGAGCCCGTCCTGGATGTATCGAGGTGTCGTCCACTCGGCCTGCGCACAGAGGTCAAAGAAATACAGGGCGAGGTTGGTCTTCCCCTCCGGCGGCTTCTTGACGAATGTGTGCACCTGCCGCACGAGATCCTCGGGAGAGGACCCTGTCGTCGGCGTGAATCCGATCTCCTGGCCGTACTTCTGGATCCAGGGGAGGTTCTCCAGGATGAGGGCCTCCTCGAAAGTCCGGCCGGCCACACTGTGCTTCTCGCCTTCCCAGGTGAACTCCTGCTCGGTCTGGTAGGCGACCCGCACGTGGGAAAGCACCGGTCCCTCCCCGTGTTCGACCGTCTTCTGACGCTCGGGCAAAGCCAGGAGTTCCGTGATGGTCCGCTTCTTCGGCAGCCACTGGATGAGGGTCTGGTTCGCGGTCACCGCGTCTTCGGTCGCCGTCGGGCAGGTCTTCTTCTGGCCTCCCTCCGGCGGCTGGACCACGCTGTCGAGATCGGTGATCACCAGTGTGGGGAGTCCGAGAAACGCCACGAGTGGCTCGAAACGGTGGGCATGGGATCCACCCACCTCCAGCAGTGAGATATGCGCGCTGGCGAGGTGGTTCAGCTTCCTCGGATGGTTGTCGACCATCAGTGGCAGGAGGATCCGTTCGGCGTCGCCCTCCACGATGACCACCGCGTCGGCGAAGAACAGGTGGCAGTTGGTGATCTTGAGGAACCTGCGGAGAAAGTGCGTGTCGTCGGACCGCAGCCTGGACAGGTCCTTGACCTCGCACTCCGGCACGCCGAGGGAGGAAGTACGGCGAAAGTACCTGATCGGGTCGAACTTGGAGTCGTAGATGATGTGGGGCGAGTGGGTCGTCACCATGAGCTGGGTGTGGAAACCGTCGTCCTCGTCCACATCGACGAACTCGCGCACCGTCCTGAGGAAGGCCTGTTGGAGCTGGGGGTGCATGTGCGCTTCGGGCTCCTCGATCACCACCAGATGGACCAGGGGCCGCTTACCGCGGTTGGAGGCCCACCTGCGGTGCATCTCGTGGATCTCGATGAGCATGAAGAGGAAGTTCTTGTACCCCAGGCCGTTGTAGCGCTCGGGAAGCTGATGGGACGGGTCCTCCATACCGGAGGTGAACTGGTAGTAGACCCACGCGCTCTCAGCGAGCAGACTCTCACCGGACTGCCGGCTCCGCACGCTCAGGCGCGGATTGCGTACCCCTGGGCCGGCGACCTTGTGCAGGCGGTCGAAGATGTCCTCGAACTTGTCCGCGAGGTAGCTTCCCACCTGTACTTCCGACGCTTTGACGGCCTGGTGTGCGGCGTGGTCGACGTCGTCCGACGCCGAGTAGCTGAGAAACCTCCGCACGTGCCGGGACAGGTCGCGCCCCTTGGAGTTCAGGTCGTCGGACAGAAAGCGCTGGGCGTCGACCATGTCCACATGGATGAGGCTGTCGATGAACTCGTGGGCGGCAGCAGGCGAGTCGCACACCCGACCGACGCTGTCACTGTCGTCGCACTCGGCTCCTTCCCGCTCGAAGGAGGCCGGATCGATCACGTGGTAGCGGAACCTGTACGCGGAACCCATCTCCCGGTCCATATACTCGCGCAGGTCCTCCGGCCACGGCTCGAAGACGTCTCGCTCACTCGGGGGGAGCGAGTTTCGCGCCTCTACGGCCTTCTTCCGGCTTTCGGTGAATCTGGCAGCGAGATCCTCACGCGGGGCGAATTCGAGTCGCAGCGCCACACGGCCGATGTCCTGCCCGAGGTCGTGCAGGCTCATCAGCTCGACGACCCGGTACCACTCCTCCTTCTCCACCTCCAGCAGGAGGTCGAGCCGGATTTTGGGCAGAGTGGCCACGGCCTCTTCATCGAGGTTTTTCACCCCCTGGAAACTGTCCCAGCAACCCGAGTTGAAATCGTAGAAGGTGAGATCGCTCTTTCTGCGCCCGAAGAAGAAGCGGAAGACATGAGTCATCGATGTCTTTCCGCTGTTGTTCGCCCCCACGAAGACCGTCGCGTCTTTGTCAAGGTCGACCTTGACCGAACGCAACCTTCGGAAATTCTGCACACGAACAGAGGAGATGCGCACACTCGCCCCAGAGAAGAACGGACTTTCACGATATCCGAGATACGACCACGCACGCACACAGGAGCGCAGGGTCACCAGTCGAACGACCGATGATGGTGAGCTTAGCGCGTACCCTTCAGTAACGTTCCCTTATCCGAAGACTCCGCCCAATTCGGTTATCGACCCCTGTACCTGCAGAGAGAAATTTACAGTCACTTCGGTCAACCGAAAGCCGACCGGCGCGTCTGCCGGTCGGCTGCGCTTCGGATGAATCGATCGACCGTTGACGGCCTTCACCCTGCGGGGGCGGCCTCCGGGGCGGTGAAGCCGCGCGGCAACAGCACCTGCTCGCTGTCGGAGATGATGCCGACCGGCTCCCCGTCCAGGGTGGCGGCGCGCTGCGGACCGCGCATGGGGCACAGCAGCCACAGGCCGTACGGGGCCCGATCGGCCTCGCGGGCCTCCTGGACCAGGGCGCCCAGCAGGGCGCGGCCCGACTCGTACCGGGCCAGCGGGGTCGCCCGGTACAGGAACACCGCGCCCTCGCCCGTGGGCGCCTGCGCGCTCGCCCCGCGAACCCTCTCCCCCAGCCTGTGGAACACCTCGTCGAGCATCCGGTTGAAGGGTTCGGGGCGGCTGTTGTCGGCCTCGGCGAGGATGTCCCAGTTCAGGGCGCTGCCCATCCCCTCCATCACCTCGTCGATCACGTGGACGAACTCGGTGGACACGTCGAAGGGCACCACGCCCCGCATGCCGCCGAGGATCGTGGCGGACCGCTCGGTGTCGGGCAGCCAGGTCCTGAGCGCCCGGAACCCGCCCTGGCGCACCGCACGCTCCAGGCGGGCCCACGCCTGGACCGAAGCCTCGTCGGCCCGGCCGGGCTCGTGGTGGTGGCCGGTGTGGGTGGAGGGCTGGTAGGTGGTGAACTCCGGCTCCAGATACCAGCAGACGGTCTCGCCGACCCGCTCCTCCTGGAGCTTGGGGTGGCGCTGCCTCAGCAGTGCGTGGAGCTGTGCGCGGGTGGGCTCGGCGAGCGCGGGGAAGCGCGACCGGACCCGGTCGCGGATCTGCTCGGGGGTGATTCCCGGCTTGCCGAGGTAGCCGATGGCCTGGGTGATGCGCAGGGCCCGCTCCAGGTCCAGGTCGGCCGGGTAGAGCTCCAGCCGCGGGGTCGCCTCCGCGCGCTCGGAGGCGGCCGCGGCGGTCTGCACGAGGGCGGGGTCGGAGAAGGGCTCCAATCCCTCGGGGGTCTCCACCGCGCGCAGGGCGTCCCGCACCGCCACGGGTCCGGGCAGGGCGTCGGAGTCGCCGACGGCGACGAGTTCGTCGGCGCGCCGGCCGAGCAGTTCGGCGTAGTCGAACAGGTCTCCCTCGACCGGGGCGAGCGGGTCGTTGTCGACGACCTGGGCCGCGATCACCCTGCGCGGGTAGCGGCGCACGACGAAGCGCTGTTCGGTCAACCGCTCCTCGTACTCCACCACGGCGCGCACCGCGGCCAGGGCGTAGACCAGGCGCTCCTCGGTGTCCAGGGTGGAGCCGCGCATGGAGAGCAGTTCGGAGGCGATCTGGCGGACCTCGCGGACCCGGTGGTGGCGCGAGAGCACGTCGACCACGTCGTCGCGCACGGAGCTGAGCAGGGAGGCGTTCTTGCCCCAGTGGGAGGCGGCCTCGGCCAGGCTCTCCTCCACCCGTCCCGGGGTGATCTCCAGCCGCCGGGCGACCTCCCGGTAGGTGGGCCACCAGTCCAGTCGGCCCTGGCGGTCCTCGGGCAGGCCGACCAGTTCGCGCACGACCCTGACCCACCACCGGTTGGCGTCGGTGGTCTTGGGCAGGAGCTGGCGGATCACCTGGTCGAGCAGGGCGTTGCGCTTGGCCTCGTCGTCGGCGCCGCTGGGCAGTCTGGCCTTGGACGGGACGGCGTACTCGGCCACGTCCAAACGCTTGCGCCAGGAGGCGGTGGCCTGGCGCAGCTCGTTGCGGATCACCCGGGTGGTGCCGCGCATGTGGGTGATGTCGCGGACGGGCCTGCGCAGCAGCTCCCCCACGGTCTCGCACCGCAGGACCCGCTGGACGATGTCCACGGCGAGCGGGCTGAGGCCGGACAGGTGGATCGGGGTCTCCACCGTGGCGCTCTCCCGGTTGCGGCGGCGGGTCTCCTCGTCGTCCTCGGGCGGCTCGGCGGCGGCACCGGCGAGGAAGGCGGCCTCCCAGGCGGCGCGCATGTCCTCCAGGGAGGCGAAGCGCTCATCGGTCCGACGGTGCAGGGCACGGCGGAAGAAGGACGCCAGCGCGGCGCGGCTCTCCTTGGGGAAGGCCTCCTCCGTCAGACGGGGCGTCTGCACGTCCTCGGCGAGGAACTCGGGGTCGATGCCGTCCTCGTCCCAGACCGGCAGCTCCCCGGTGGCCATCTCGTGCAGGGTGGCGGCGAGGGCGTAGCGTTCGGCGAACTCGTCGTAGGCCCGGTCCTCGGAGAGGAAGGGGTCGAGGTAGCCGCGGGTCCCGGCGGAGGTGTTGTCCAGCGGGGCCCGGGACAGGGAGAAGTCGAAGAGCACCAGCGCCCGGGCGCGCTTGCGCGTCTCGCGCACGCCCAGGTTGGCGGGTTTGATGTCGCGGTGGAAGACCTCCCGCTCCTCCAGGTGCTCGACCGCCTCGAACAGGTGCAGCCCGAAGGTGCGCAGTTCACCGCTGGTCAGCACGCCCTGGCGGGACAGGTAGTCGGCCAGGGTGCTGCCGCCCGCGCGCTCCAGCACCAGCACGGTACGGTCACCGATCTCCCGCAGGCCCGGGTCCGCGCCCTTCTCGACCGAGGACACCGCCACGATGCGGGGGTGGGAGCCGACCTGGTGCAGGACGCCGGCCTCGCTGCGCACGGCGCGGACCGCGGAGTCGGAGCCGAGCGCGACCTTGAAGACCACCTCGCGGTCGGTGGCCGGGTTGTACATGAGCACGGCCCGCGCGGTGGCCCCCTTGCCCAGGACCTCCTGGACCCGCCATCCCTGGGTGATCTCGTCGCCGCGCCGGGCCTCCAGCGGGTCGGTGGTGACCTCGGGCAGGGTCAGGCGCTCCTCGACCTCGTCGAGCATGCGCAGGAAGGCCTGCACGGTCGCCATCCGGTCGCTCGGAGAGCGCTGGGTGCACTCCCGGACCAGCGTGTCGAGCTGGGGGATGATGTCGTCGCTGGCCTCGGCCGGGGTGAGGCAGTCGTGCTCCTGGATCTTGCGGCTGAGCTCGGCCCGGTCGGCGGCCGGCGGCCGGCCGGTGAAGACGAGGTAGGTGAGCGCGCCCAGGCCGAAGAGGTCCTGGGCCGCGGCACGGCCCGCGAAGTCGGGGAACTCGGGAGCCAGGTAGGGGGCGGCGGCCTTCTCCACGTGCGCGGCCAGGGCGCGGCCGCCCAGGGCGGCTTCAAGGTGCAGGGTGGCCCCGCCGCTGCTGGTGGCGCCGCCCCGTAGGCGCAGGCTCTCCCGGGAGGCCACCTGCCAGTCGGCGATGTACAGGCGCGGGTAGTGGCCGTCCATCTCCACCCACACGCTGCGAGCGGCCAGGGCGCGGTGGTAGAGGCGGTTGCGGTGGGCGTGGTTGACCGCCTCCCCGAGCTGGCGGACCATCACCATCCGGGTGTCGACGTCGAGGTCCTCGCCGTGCTCGGCCATGAAGTGGTCGAGGCGCTGCCAGGACGGCCGGTGGCGGAAGGCGATCGCCGGTCCGACATCGGTACCGCCCTCCTCGATGAGCCCGAAGTACTCGGCCTTGACGATGCCCTCGTGGGAGATGCCCTCCAGGGACATGTACTCGCGCTTGGCGGCGCGCTCCACGGAGCGGCGTTCGTCCTCGGTGGCGTTCTCGCCGTAGTGGTACAGCCGCACCCGGCTGGTGCCGCCCAACCGCTGGTGCTCGGCCTTGTAGTCGGTCCAGGTGGGTCCGCTGTCGAAGGACCGCTTCTCCAGGGTGTACTCGCCCAGGTTCAGCGCCCGGTCCATGGGCATGATGCCGATGGTCTCCATGAGGCGGGTGACATGGCGCAGGAAACCCGGGTCGACCCTGCTGTGGGGGACGTCGAGCAGGCCGTCCGACACCCCCGGCAGACCGGTCTGGTCTGTCAGGCCGTTGCGGCCGTAGACGTTGGCCTGCTGGACCTCGTCGAACTCGCAGCGCAGGTCCGGGGCGGAGAGGAAGACCCCGGCCTCGATGAAGGGGACCCGCACATTGCGCAGCCCGAGCTTCTTGACCGCCCACTCCAGGCGGTTCCTGAGCTCCTTGGCCTTGAGGTCGGTCAGGTGCAGGGGGTTGCTGAAGGTGCGGCGGTGCCCGTCCCGGTCGACGAAGGTCCATTCGCTGCCCCGGTTGACGGCCCGCCCGGGGTGGCTCTTGATCTCCACGAGGTAGGCGCCGGTGGGGGTGACGGCGAACAGGTCGCACTCACGGATGCGCTGGTTGCGGGCGGTGAAGGTGAACCCGGTCCAGGCGCGGTAGTTGCCGGCCGTGGGGAACTTCTCCCGGATGTGTTCGAGGGCGGCCTGCTCCCACGGGAACTCCGAGGGCCTGCCCCACCACCGGTTCGACATCCACCGCTCCCTCTCCAGTTCCGCGCCAGCTGACCGCCCACTCAGCATAGGGGTGCTGTGCGACGGTCGCGATGGGCCGAATATCCGCGGACGCGCTCCACGTGGTGCCCGTGGGTAGGGGGCTCCGAAGCCGTTCGGGTGGGGTGACTGATGGGGCGCTCGGAATCATCCCAGGAGGTTGACGGCGAAGGCGACCACGGTGACGGAAGAGGTGAGCGGTCGACGTTCACTCCGCGGGACGGGAGGTTCTTCGGCCGACGACCACCATGACCACTCCGGCGACGAGGCCGACCAGCCCGAGCGCGGCTCCGCCGATCACCCCGACGATGCGCCGGTTGTACGTGGCGTCCATGGTTCCGGCGCGCGCCACACCGTAGAGCATGTCGGCCGGCTCCCCACAGGCAACGGTGTGGGTCCCGGGCTCGGACGTGTCCAGCGGACGCGAGAACATCCAGAGCTCATCGGTCTCGTACACGATTCCCGTGATGACGTTGTCGACGCGCTCCTCGGAGGGGCCGTAGTGCCGGCAGGTGAAGGAGTTGTAGTCGGTGCTCCAGAGTTCCCACTCCTCCTGCTCGTCCTCGGCGACCTCGAAGGTCATGGATCCGCCGCCTTCGGTCTGCGTGACGAAGTCGGGCACGCGGAAGGGCGCCGTCATACCCCACACGGCCATCAGCGCACCGGCCGCCAGCGACGCGACGATGGTCAATGCTCCGATACGGGTCCAGGGTCGTGGAGTGCGACCCGGGGCGCCAGTGGCGGGGGCGGGGCGATGTGATTGAGGGGAACTCATGGGCCAAAGACTGCCATATCGCGATGACACAGCGCGATTCGACCGAGGTGCCGCCGACTCCTGGTGACCACGGAGATTTCGCGGGATGTGCGGGTGCCGGGTCCCCGGAAACCCCGCGCTCGGGCCGGGCTCAGAAGTGGACCGAGAGGCACACCAGCCACACGCCTTCGTCGAGCGCGTCGATGTACGCGCCCGCCCTGCGGTAGTAGGCGTCGGACTCCTCCATCGCGCCCCTTCCGTCGAGCCACTGCCCTTCCAGGGTGACCAGTGAGGTGCCGGTGACCGCCCTGTCGCGGTCCCGCGCCACGAACTCGTCGAAGGCGGAGCGGATACTGCTGACGGGCTCGTCGTTGACAGGCCCGAAGAGTGGATGGTCTCGGCGTCGCTCAGCGATGAAGGCGGGCCAGTGTCGCCAGGCCGTCTCCTCCGCCACCGCGCGCATGCGCTCCAAAGCGAGCAGGTGTTTGGGGCCGCCGTCACAGGCCGCGTACTCCGCCAGAGGGCTGTCCTGTGGGAAACGGCGAGGGTTGACCAGGTCGGCGCTGCCGTGCGCGGTGCTCAGGTAGCGACCGGACCAGTGGCCGCCGACCATCCAGCCATCGCACCTGCTGTGGCGCTCATGTATGCCGTCCGACTCGGTATCCGGGTGGTACAGGAAGGGCCGCATGACCCTGTCCAACTGGTTCTCGAGGCTCTTGGACCGGTCTCGGCGCAGGGCGACGACGGCGGGCTTGTAGGACACACGACCTCCATGACTCAGCGCTTCAGCCTCAGTGCCGAACGTAGTGATCGCTGGTGACAAAAGAGGCCCGAAGCGTTCGCGACCCTTGCCGTGCGACGGTTCAATGGACGCATGCCCTCCTTTACACGTGAAGACCTCCTCGAAGTGGCCGGTGCGACGTCCTACCACCGGGGCGTCGACTACGTCTCCCGGGTCGACGGAGTGACCCTCGACGGGGACACCGTGCGCGGGACCGTCTCCGGCACGTACACCTACCGGGTCGAGCTCACCCCCGGGCGGCGCGAGCTGGAGTGGGACTGCGACTGCCCGTGGGCGGAGGAGGGCAACTTCTGCAAGCACTGCGTGGCGCTGGGCTTGGTGTACCTGTTCGACACCGAGCGCGGTGTCGAGGTGCCCCCGGCCCCGGACCTTCGGACCTACCTGACCACGCTCGGGGCCGACGAGCTCGTGGGGCTGGTGCTGG from Nocardiopsis aegyptia harbors:
- a CDS encoding Wadjet anti-phage system protein JetD domain-containing protein; translation: MTDTDDSADTVPTPDLEQEELPLEGLAHGIRAVVRYPPGRRRVDRSGRLKYPHVLLTAVDPPNGTDPPAGFPHEELAWLLKHRRRSWKSVTERWGEHAADRADTLVRCGVVEAKAEADREFMIVGVKTSLHLTSAWAASAGKRRLELLRRTDPAQTRSELLRLMEGVSQLQHERELLAAHGRATVPPGSATRAGAWETYEFVLRVAHWWWTDPHRRPRPIPDETLSISHGHRKGTHEVWTSARVHAFENLMKRAISDLLDFPDHEIRVRGPLRWFNGETAIDASRTPPWSGLPSRGVHMVGRLERADADGVFVIENVGTFYRVCQDPEITRTWICVWGAGYARTGLVELLQRLSPLPIAVWGDLDAHGIEIITNLRERVGRAVYPVAMTAEAWRAGPHRSRSQERRRADAGKARILAAKAPEELRHVAELIATEPDLAGLGLEQQVQHGDVFPVLSELLAGVLASARHGTSGA
- a CDS encoding UvrD-helicase domain-containing protein, whose translation is MKTGGGHGSTEADEQITSIIDDPVKRAFVVIAGAGSGKTASLVKALRRIGREQGTALRGRRRRVACITYTNAAVEEITARVDADPLFHVSTIHSFLWGVVSPFQGMIRAWVREDIDRVIEQRSPEAAAKYVEARERLDGHAPRFSYQPTRDYRKGFLGHNEILRMVPEMIIGYPRLAAIVAQSFPYVLVDESQDTDPRVVEALKYVEYQERGRFCVGFFGDPMQRIYLQGSGLVTGDETWTVIRKRQNWRCPPPVLRVINHIRGQSPQDGDLQQVLGEEEGHSPRPGYADLFVLPSAQEDDSLVDQVRDHLAVREGDALWSQGTDGQHLKILVLEHRLAALRLGFEDLDSAFRKAKGRTGEQLRDEYIKGTHWSLKPVLDRLIPLVEAVEDRKGVAALAMLRSFSPRLHTFMDGDAPAQTLTEVKEATDTLTGLLASDSQEPVVALLRYALREGIIPLDPRLKSHLSRHDDFDFLEGIRTEGPEPDDEPAGPTEETRRDRLAMLAEAMGFFLACPAGQLRAYHDYLRGRSPYGTQHGVKGAEFERVLVLLEDHRSKWNKYSYEKLLGLREPSDADRRNIGQEKEDTAERTRKLFYVACSRATRSLAVVMFTKDPDTAIRRLRESDDCPFPAENIHGMEDLLVRSM
- a CDS encoding ATP-dependent nuclease produces the protein MTLRSCVRAWSYLGYRESPFFSGASVRISSVRVQNFRRLRSVKVDLDKDATVFVGANNSGKTSMTHVFRFFFGRRKSDLTFYDFNSGCWDSFQGVKNLDEEAVATLPKIRLDLLLEVEKEEWYRVVELMSLHDLGQDIGRVALRLEFAPREDLAARFTESRKKAVEARNSLPPSERDVFEPWPEDLREYMDREMGSAYRFRYHVIDPASFEREGAECDDSDSVGRVCDSPAAAHEFIDSLIHVDMVDAQRFLSDDLNSKGRDLSRHVRRFLSYSASDDVDHAAHQAVKASEVQVGSYLADKFEDIFDRLHKVAGPGVRNPRLSVRSRQSGESLLAESAWVYYQFTSGMEDPSHQLPERYNGLGYKNFLFMLIEIHEMHRRWASNRGKRPLVHLVVIEEPEAHMHPQLQQAFLRTVREFVDVDEDDGFHTQLMVTTHSPHIIYDSKFDPIRYFRRTSSLGVPECEVKDLSRLRSDDTHFLRRFLKITNCHLFFADAVVIVEGDAERILLPLMVDNHPRKLNHLASAHISLLEVGGSHAHRFEPLVAFLGLPTLVITDLDSVVQPPEGGQKKTCPTATEDAVTANQTLIQWLPKKRTITELLALPERQKTVEHGEGPVLSHVRVAYQTEQEFTWEGEKHSVAGRTFEEALILENLPWIQKYGQEIGFTPTTGSSPEDLVRQVHTFVKKPPEGKTNLALYFFDLCAQAEWTTPRYIQDGLTWLNDELDKEVEL